In Rhodococcus pseudokoreensis, the DNA window ACAGGTGCAGCGGCCAGGCGGCTTCCTGCGCCTGTCGGGTACAGGTGTGTCAGATGATCAGAATGCGGACGTCGAGAGGTCGATACCGAGTGCGCGGACTTTGCGGTAGAGAGTTGAGCGTGCGATGCCGAGGCTCTCGGCGGCGCGGTTCTTGTTGCCATTAGCCTCACGTAGGGCGGCGATAATGGTGTTCGCCTCGACCTGCTCCAGCCTGGCAAGTTTCCGTCGTGAAGCGCTGGCCACCACGTCGGTTGGGAGATCGCCGGCATTGATGTAACGATTGCTGTTTCCCTGTAGCACCCGGAGGACCACCGTCTCGAGTGAGGTGATGTTCCCGTGCCATTCCAACCGGGACAGTGCCTGCACTGCGTCCGGCATCCATCGAACGTCGGCCGGCGCCCTGCCGAGGCGTTGGTTGGCTTTGCGGGTCAGTGCGTCGAGTAGGACCGGCAGATCCTCGAGGCGATCACGCAGGGCAGGAACCTTGAGGATGGCCGAGAACTCTGCATGCAAAAGAACTCGCTGTCCGTGGTCCGCCGATTGAGTTGCAGTGGCCAAGAACCGGACCGTGCTGTTTCGATGCGACTCGATCAGATTTGCCACTGACATGGCTGCCGCATCCTGCAGCTCATCGCAGCGACGGATTACGATAGCGCCGGTGGACTCTTCGACAGCGCGTTCGAGTCTGAGCAGCCATGCTTGCGCGCCGTTCACGGTGGATTCCGCTGCGTCCAAGACTGTCACCGGAGCATCGCCGGCGATCGCCTTGGCGACGGCGACCTTGCCGCTGCCCGGTTCCCCGATTATGAGTACGGGACCAGCGACGGCGGCCGCGGCCCGGCGACACAATTCCCGCCACCGGGGTCCGTCACCGACGAGTCCGGCCAGCTTGGGAGCGGGTATGACAGCACCTTCGCGCGTCTTGCGCTCCATGATGGGGCGGATTGTCAGAACTGCACCAGCCGACTCGCTGGCACCGGATACCTCCCGACATCGAACTGACACGACCGTTCCGTCGGTGAGGACCAGCTGGCGTGGATCCGGGTTGCTCTCCTGGATCGCGCGGGAGGCATGCTCCCAGAGCAGGGCCTGATCTACCGAGGTGAGCAGACGCGCTGCAGTTGCGTTGGTAATGATCGTCTGGTCGTTGAGGGCGACCAGCGGGTGGCGAGTGTCTCGATTCTCAGTCAGATAAGCGTCGAGCAGTGTTCGTTCCCGCCGAGTAGCCGT includes these proteins:
- a CDS encoding sigma-54-dependent Fis family transcriptional regulator; the encoded protein is MSTILSARPVDDYASSGSNPRHLRRTEDDAAQLRRVRETFLTTGSADPRTIQAAGLSPSVLDSWRRCMRYGLDSIASRPVHTGDVDLDTPLTRVVDSIIRQREAVLEQSMCGLNLTDSEGVVLRQWVRDPALGRWFERHHVLPSVSVDETAVGTTSGICLLNERPTMVRGLEHFREEFASVTSAGVPIVHPVTHRLVGSLNLTSRYEDTSPVLLSWVMDLVRDVQRAYQETATRRERTLLDAYLTENRDTRHPLVALNDQTIITNATAARLLTSVDQALLWEHASRAIQESNPDPRQLVLTDGTVVSVRCREVSGASESAGAVLTIRPIMERKTREGAVIPAPKLAGLVGDGPRWRELCRRAAAAVAGPVLIIGEPGSGKVAVAKAIAGDAPVTVLDAAESTVNGAQAWLLRLERAVEESTGAIVIRRCDELQDAAAMSVANLIESHRNSTVRFLATATQSADHGQRVLLHAEFSAILKVPALRDRLEDLPVLLDALTRKANQRLGRAPADVRWMPDAVQALSRLEWHGNITSLETVVLRVLQGNSNRYINAGDLPTDVVASASRRKLARLEQVEANTIIAALREANGNKNRAAESLGIARSTLYRKVRALGIDLSTSAF